One part of the Vitis riparia cultivar Riparia Gloire de Montpellier isolate 1030 chromosome 15, EGFV_Vit.rip_1.0, whole genome shotgun sequence genome encodes these proteins:
- the LOC117931725 gene encoding uncharacterized protein LOC117931725 — protein MTRKSWFRYFQYDERKETPADARNVLLIVAGLIAAVTFQAGINPPGGVWQDDEDGHRPGRAIYSYQTKEFYVFLISNTVAFSTSILLVISLTHKFPFHFEVILATTSMVVTYASSVFAVTQDELVKFRYILFAAAAPFIIRFLLQVWTRLTMEEQPYEKHIVFPDNHSGENELNRV, from the exons ATGACTAGGAAGAGCTGGTTTAGGTACTTCCAGTATGATGAAAGGAAGGAGACCCCGGCGGATGCGCGCAACGTTCTGTTAATTGTGGCGGGGCTGATCGCGGCCGTCACCTTTCAGGCGGGTATCAACCCTCCGGGAGGAGTATGGCAGGATGATGAAGATGGGCATAGGCCAGGAAGGGCGATATATTCTtatcaaacaaaagaattctatGTTTTCTTGATCTCAAACACAGTGGCTTTCTCCACGTCCATTCTTCTTGTTATATCTCTAACACATAAATTTCCTTTCCACTTTGAAGTAATTCTTGCCACAACCTCAATGGTTGTGACTTATGCTTCTTCTGTATTCGCCGTTACCCAGGATGAATTGGTCAAGTTTCGATACATCTTGTTTGCTGCCGCTGCACCTTTCATAATAAGATTCCTACTGCAGGTGTGGACCAGGTTGACAATGGAG GAGCAACCATATGAAAAACACATTGTCTTTCCGGATAATCACAGCGGCGAGAATGAATTAAACAGAGTTTAG